Within the Tessaracoccus flavescens genome, the region CGGTCACGCCGGCGGCGGTCAGGGTGGGGGCCATCACTGTCAACATGACGTGGTGGCGGGCCCAGGCGACGAGCTGGTCACCTGCACGGTCCGCGGGACCAGCACGCTGAAGTCCACCGCCGAGGCGGCGGGACTGTTCCGCGACGTCGAAGGCCAGCGGTTCTACTTCTGCTGCCGACGTTGCCAGGACCTCTTCGACGCCGAGCATCTCGCCAGCAACCCAGCCGCCTAACCCCGCCAGGTACGGCGTTCGCGCCAACCAGGGCAACCGACGAAGCGCCCGCCCAGCCACAACGGCTGGACGGGCGCCTCATCGCTTGCACGCCTGGGTTGGTCAGAGGCTGGTGAGCATCTCCTGCATCTCGGTGATCTCAGTCTGCTGGTCGGCGATGATCTTCTCCGCCAACATGAGAGCATCCGGGTTCTGCCCCTCGGCCAACTGCTGCTCGGACATCCCGATCGCACCCTCGTGGTGGGCGATCATGGCCTCGAGGAACGCCTGATCAAAGTCGGCGCCGGACATGCCGTCGAGTTGGGTCATCATCTCCTCCTGGCTCATTCCGTTCATGTCCATGCCGCCCATGTCCATGCCGCCATGCCCACCGGGGGAGACATCTTCACCCCAGGCGCTGAGCCAGGCGGTCATCTCCTCGATCTCCGGGCCCTGGGCCTCGGCGATCCGCTCCGCGAGGGCCACGACCTCGGGGGATTCGGCGCGTTCGATCGCCAGCTGAGACATCTCGATGGCGCCCTCGTGATGGATGATCATCATCTGCGCGAACGTGGTGTCCTGGTCGTTGTGGTCGGCGGACACCTCAGATGAGGCGCTCGCCGACGCCGACTCGGACTCAGTGGCCGTGGCGGAGGTGCTGCCTGTCGGGGAGGTGGTCGCCGCCGGGGGAGTGGCGCCCTGGTCCGCGCAGGCCGCCAGGGTGGCCGTCAGGACCAGCCCCGCCAAAGTGGCAGTGATCCGCTTAGTGCGTGTCATGAAAGATGCTCCATTCCTGGCCGACGGGGGCCGCCGGTCCTAACGTCGAGGCTATGAACGATCAGCTCAAGAGCCAACCCGTGTAAGGTCAAGAATCGATCAAGACCCGCTCAGGTGCTGGCGCGGTGGGCAGGTGCAGGGTGAAGATCGAGCCGTGTCCGGGGCCGGGGCTGGCGGCTGTCAGTGAGCCGCCGTGAGCCAGGGCGAGGCTGCGGGCGATGGTCAGCCCGATCCCGGAACCGCCGGCGTCGCGGGCCCTGGCCGTGTCGGCGCGGTAGAACCGTTCGAACACCTTCGAGAGCTGCTCCGGGGTGAGGCCATCGCCGGTGTCGGTGACCGTGATCACCACCTCGTCCCTGGACTCGCGTGCACTGATGTGCACGATCCCGCTGGGTGGGGTGTGCCGCAGCGCATTGTCGAGGAGGTTGCCCAGGATCTCACCCACCCGCTGCGGATCGGCTGCGACGAGGCCCGGGTCGGAGTCCGCGGACAAGACGACTCCCTTGGCCTCGTATCGGGTGGTGACGGAGGCGACGGCGGGTTCGATGAGGTCCCAGACCGGCTGTGTCTGGGTGTCGAGGGTGAATCGGCCTTCCTCGGCGCGGGACACGTCGTCGAGGTCGGCGGCGATCTTCTTGAGCCGGGCGGCCTGGAGGGTGAGCAGTTGTTGGCTGTCGTGGTCCCAGGGGACCACGTCGTCGATGACGGCCTCCAGCTCAGCGGTCAGGGTGGCCAGGGGGGTGCGGAGCTCGTGTGCCACGTCGGAGAGAAGCCGCCGTCGGCTGGTCTCGGTGGAGTCCAGGCGGCTGGCCATGTCGTTGAACGCGTCGGCGACGGCCGTGAACTCGGGACTTGTTCCACTCTGGGGGACGCGGGCGGTGTAGTCGCCTGCCTCGAGCTGGGCGGCGGCTGCGGTCAGTTGTTCCAGTGGGCGGCGCAGCCGCCTGGTCTCGATCCAGGCCAGGCCGATAGCCAGCGTGAGCGCCACCACCAGTCCGATGCCCAACGATCTGACGCCAGCGTCGAGGAACGCCTGCTCCACATGCCCCATCTCGGCAGTTCCGACAGAGTACCCGAGTTGTTGCAGGTGTTCGTGGAACAGTGGGGGCCCGACCACCACAGCGACCAGGGCGGCGGTGATCACGCCGACCGCCACCACCAGGGCCTGGGTGAGGAAGGTGCGGGTTCCCCACCGCATCCGGCCCACGAGACCGCGCAGCCTGGTCATGCTCCTGGTCCCATCCGGTAGCCGACTCCGCGGACGGTGAGGATGTAGCACGGTTCCGCGGGCGGGTCGTCGAGCTTCTTGCGGAGATTTGCCACATGCACGTCGACGACGTGATCGTCGCCGACCCAGCCCGGGCCCCACACCGAGTCGATAATCTGCCGCCTGCTCAGCGCCACGTTGGGTCGGGCTGAGAGTGCGTCGAGGATGTCGAACTCGGTGCGGGTGAGCCCCACCTGCTGGTCGTCGACCCACACGTCGCGGCCTTCCGCGTCCACCCGCAGCCGCCCGAACTCGCGCGGCGCGGTCAGTTGTGTGCCGTGGGTCTGGCGGCGCGGGCGTCTCAGCACGGTGTTGACGCGGGCGATGAGCTCGCGGGGGCTGAACGGCTTGGTCAGGTAGTCGTCGGCGCCCACCGACAAGCCGATCAGTTTGTCGACCTCGTCGGCGCGGGCGGTCAGCATCAGGATGTAGCAGTCGGAGAACAGCCGGATCTGGCGGCACACCTCGATGCCGTCGATGCCGGGTAGGCCCAGGTCAAGGATGATGACGTCGGGGTCCAGGTCTTGCGCCGAGGAGACGCCGTCCGGGCCGGTGTAGGCCAGGGCGGTGTCGAAGCCTGCCTTGTTGAGGTAGGAGGCGACGATCCCTGCCAGCGGGCGCTCGTCGTCGATCACCAACACACTCGACCTGCGGGGCTCAGCCATACAGCCATTATTGACACTCCCCGCCCGCCACCCCACCCCCTCACGGTGCTGAGGGAGTGTTCTTGGCCGAATCTTGACCCGGGCTGAACCGTTCCCTGATCTGGAGGGTTGAGGCTGGGATCGTGAACGAGATTCCGGCATCAGCACCGCCGACCGCCCCGACCGAGGTGGTCAACGTCACCTTGGTGACCACCCCCGCCTGTCACTTCTGCGACGACGCCCATCAACGCCTCCACGCTCTGGAACGTGCAGGATTGTTGCGGCTGACGGCAGTGCCGGCGGAGTCACCGCAAGGTGAGGCGCTGATCGCCGAGCACCGCCCTGGGAGTTTCCCGCTGACCCTGGTGGCGGGCAGGTACTTCCACGCCGGCCGCATTCCGCGAGGCAAGCTGGCGCGGCTCGTCGACCGCCTCGGTGCCCGCTGATGGGTGCCGACTTGCTCAGCGCGGGAGGGATCCTGGCGGCGTTCCTCGCCGGCGGCGTCGCGCTGTTCGCCCCGTGCTGCATCGTCTTCCTCGCCCCCAGCTATCTGGCCGCGGCGGCGAAGAACCGCCGTTGGCGCCTGATCCCGCTGACCTTCGTGTTCGCCGCCGGCCTGGCAGCGGTCCTGGTCCCGATCACCATGGGGGTCAGCCTGATCGCCGGCGCCATTGCCAAGTACCACGTGGTTCTCTACTGGGCCGGCGGCCTGTTGATGATCGGACTCGGCCTGTTGGCGTTGTCGGGGGCGATGTGGTCGATGCCGTCGTTCCTCCGGGCGCCTGACACCGCACGCGGGGACACTGCCACCTTCTTCAGCCTCGGCGTGTTTTCCGGCATCGCCTCCAGTTGCTGCGCGCCGGTCCTGGCGGGCGTGATGACCCTGTCGGCGCTGTCCGGCTCGCCCGTCGGTGGGCTGGTGCTCGGTCTGACCTACGTGTTCGGGATGGTGATCCCGTTGTTCGTGATGGCACTGCTGTGGGACAAGCGACCCGAGCGGATGCGCAGCCTCCGCGCCAAGCCCATCCGGATCAACCTGGGCCGCTTCACGCTGGCCACCAACACCGTCAACCTGCTGGTCGCCGTCGGGTTCGTGATCATGGGCATCCTCGTGATCGGCCAAGCCGGCGCCACCGAGATGACCGGCGCCGACGCCCCGCTGGTCGGCATGGGCGCCTGGCTCTCCGAGGTCTTCGCCTGGCTGATCGCGATCACCGCCCCTATCCCCGAGGCCGTCCTCGGACTGGCACTGCTCGCGCTGGTGGCCGTGTTCGTCATCGCCACCCTTCGCGACCGCCGACACGCCAAGCCCACCGCCGCCGTCCATGACTGCTGCGACACCCAACCAACACCGACCCCCGCGCCCGAAGGAGCCAGCGCTCCGACGACACTCTCCCAGGAGCCACGATGACCACCACGAACCCCGCACCCTCACGGCGCGAGCAACTCAAAGCCCGCCAGGAGGCCGAGACGCGCCGCGACACGAAGCGCCGCACGTGGAGCCGGATCATCGGCGGAGTAGTGACCCTGATCGTCGTCGTCGTCGGCTACGGGCTGTGGACCGCCATCCCAGAACAAGGCGACACCCAGCGCCTCGCCCCCGACTTCACCCTCACCACCACAGCCGGCGCCACGGTCACCCTCAGCGACCTACGACCCAGCCCGGTGCTCATCTACTTCAACGAAGGCGCCGGCTGCGCCTCCTGCACCATGCAGATGGCCGAGATCGAGAAGAACCCCGGCTTCGCCGAGGCCGGCATCCAGGTTTTGCCAATCGTCATGAACAGCGCCGAGCAGATCCTGCCCGACATGCAGCAATTCGGCGTCACCACCCCTTACCTCCTCGACGACGGCACCGTGTCCAAGGCCTACGACGTCCTCGACAAGGGCATGCACCCCGGGATGCCCGGACACGGCTTCGTCCTCATCGACGGCGAGGGCGTCCAGCGCTGGTACGGCAACTACCCCTCCATGTGGCTCGACCCCCAGGAACTCCTCGACGAAGTCACTACACGACTGCGGTGAAGTCATTGCGGGGGACGTGTCGTTCGGTCCGAGTGCCCCGCGGCGGCTTCGACTCACTGGTACCGCTTGAGGATCTCCTTCATCTGGGCGATCTCCCTTTCCTGCGCCTCGACGATCTCGCTGCAGAGCTGTTCGATCTCAGGATCGGTGATGCTGGCCTCCTGGCACACCAGGATGGCGCGTGAATGGTGCGGAATCATGGAGGTGAGGAATCCCTCGTCGCCTACCCCCACCTCGTTGCGGCCCATGAAGAACTGGGCTGGCGCGGTGTTTCCGGACAGCGGAGTTGATTGGTTTCTCTTACGCTGCCAGTGCTGGCTGTTGGTAACTGTAGTGGACCTCGTTGGGCCTGCGGTAGCCGAGGGCGGAGTGCCGGCGGCGGCTGTTGTAGAAACCCTCGATGTAGGCGATGACATCACGCCTGGCACGTTCTTTCGTCGCGTAGACGGTGCGGTAGACCCGCTCGTTCTTCAACGCGGAGAAGAACGATTCGGCCATCGCGTTATCCCAGCAAACGCCCGTGCGCCCCATCGAGGAGGGCATGCCCAGCCCTGCCACCAGTGCCCGGTAGCCGGCCGAGGTGTAGACGCTGCCGCGGTCGCAGTGGAAGATCGCGTCAGGCTCGATCACGGCCGTCACGGCCGCGTTACGCAGCGCGGTCTCGACGAGTTCGGTGCGCATGTGATCAGCGATCGACCAGCCGATGACCTTCTTCGAGTAACAGTCGATCACAGTGGCCAGGTAGATGAAACCCTGCCAGGTGTGGATGTAGGTGATGTCGCCGACGAACTTCACCCCGGGCCGCTCGGCAGTGAAGTCCCGTTTCACCAAGTCAGGCATGCATGCCGCAGCTTCCGCGTCTGCTTGGGTTGTGACCCGGAACGGGCGCGGTTGGCAAGGCACCAGGTGTTCCTGCCGCATGATCTGGCGCACCAGCTCCGGTGAACACTCCACGCCCTCAGCCGCAAGGTCGGCGTGGATGCGTCGATAGCCGTAGGTGCCGTCAGAGGCCGTGAAGAAGTGCCGGACCCGTGCAGCCAGGGCCTCCCGGCGCGCGGCAGTCGCCGACTGCGGGCGCTTGAGCCAGTCGTAGAACCCCGAGGTTGACACCGCCAACCACAGACACATCTTCCACACCGGGGTCGTCTCGGTCGGGTCGTTTCGGAGGGAATCGATGTACTCGTACTTGCCCACTACCGCGGTTCCCTCGCGAAGTAGGCCGCGGCTTTTTTTAGGAACGCCGTCTCCGCACGGAGCTCCTGATTCTCCCGCTCGAGCTCCTTCAACCGAGCACGCTCGGTGACCGTCAGCTCCGTCTCGGTGCCCCCGTGCGCGTCGCGGTACTTGATCAGCCAGTTACGCAGCGTCTCCGGGCCGACACCGTAGGCCTCAGCGACCTCCCGGATCGGTTTCGAGGTCGAGATCACCTCCTGACACAGCTCGTCCTTGAACTCCTGGCTGAATCGCCGTCGTGATGCAGTCATCCTGCCGATCTCTCTTTCAGTAGCGCCCTGAGCTTAAGAGGGCCCACCGTCCGAAATCTCTAGGCCGCCCAGGGGCCCTGCGGTCGGCTGCCGGTCCTGCTCGGTGTCGGTTCTTTCCCCTGCCGGTGTTTGCTCGTCAACGTGAGCTGGGCCACTGTCGCAGCCGTGGTCGGCGTTGTTGCCTCCCAGTTTCCGTCCGCCGGCCTTCGTCGCTTCTTGGGTCGTCCGGCGGTTCCTTGATCGTCGGTCGTCTGTTGCCGGCCAGCCTCGGTCAGCTGCCCGTGCGGCGTTGTCGGTGGGTCTGCTTGTCGGGTGCTGGTCGTGTTCGGTGCGGGTGGTTGAGGCCGCCCGGTCAGCTGCCCGTGTCTGTCCTGCAGGGGTTGCGGGTGCTGCTGGCAGGGCGGGCGCGCGCGGCTGCGGGCCGTGGCCCTGGGTCGCCCTCGTTGGTCGGGGTGGTGACCGCTTGTGGTCGCTCCTGACGAGGGCGGATAGGGTGCAGGTCATGAGGGCATTTTTGAGGGGTGCGGCGACGCTCGGGGCGCTGATCGTCCTGGCGGGTTGCACCGTGCAGTTCGACCCGCTTTCGCGACCGACCGTCACCGTCACCGCGGCCGAGCCGACCGGGGCCAGCCAGGCTGGCTCGATCCCACCGTCGGCGGAACCGAGCCAGACCCCGGTGGCCGCGAGCGAGACCGCGCAGGCGTCGACGCCGGCGGCCGCCGGATGCGTCGACCCGACGATCAAGCTGCCGTGGTTCGTCTCGCCCGAGGCGTGCCAGGCCGTCGAGATGGCGCCCTACGCGGCGCAGGACTTCCGCACCCCGTCGGGCAACATCTCCTGCCAGATGGAGAACGGCCAGGTGTGGTGTGCGGCGATCGAGACCCAGATGATCGCCGACACCCACAACCCCGAGGGCGACGGCATCTGCGACGGCTACGTCCTCAACGACGCCGCCCGCCTCGCCTGCCACAGCATTCCGAACGAAGAGGTCGATGGGCCGACCGTCGCCTACGGGGAACGGGTCGGGGTCGGGGAGTTCGCCTGCACCGTGGAGGACATCGGCGTCACCTGCTGGAACGGGCTCACCGGGCACGGGTTCTTCCTGTCAAAGGCCAGGTACGCGTCCTGGTGAGCCCGCGACGGCCCGACGCCCATCTGAACCGCCGTTGGGTCTAGTCGACCGCGGTGCCCTCGAGCTCGACGACCTGGCCCGGGATCGCGAGGCGGGTGACGCCGAGCATCGTCGTCGTCGGCGCAACCCCGGCCTCGGCGAGCCTGCCCGCGAGCACGCCGTAGTGGGGGAACAGGGCGTCGACATCGGTGGTGTACACGTTGAGCCGGACCAGGTTCGCCAGCGACATCCCCGCCGCGGCGAGCACCGACTCCAGATTCTCGACTGCCAGCGTCAGTTGCGCTGCGACGTCCCCCTCGTGGAGCGGGCGACCCTCGGCGCTCATCGCGGTCTGGCCCGAGATGTACAGCGTGCGTTGCGCTCCGCGGACGAGTTCGCCCTGGTTGAAGCCCAGGTCGAGCGACCACGGGGCCGGGTTCACGGCTGAACGTTCCATGTCTTCTCCTATCGTCGGGCCGCGGCCGGGTGCCGCGGCGCCTGCAGACCACCTTTCCCATCAATCACGACATCTTGTGGCGTGATTTCCGGGAAGATTCGGGGCATGCGCGCCGACCGACTCGTGTCCCTCGTTCTGCTACTGCGGCAGCGCGGCAGGATGACCGCCGACCAGCTGGCGGGCGCGCTGGAGGTCTCGACCAGGACCGTGCTGCGCGACATCGACGCGCTCTCGGTGGCGGGGGTGCCCGTCTATGCCGAACGCGGACGACACGGCGGCTTCGCACTCCTTCCGGGGTTCCGCACCGAACTGACCGGACTGAACGACGACGAGGCGCTCGCACTTCTCACCGCCGGACGAGGCGACGGCGCCTTCGGGCTCGGAGGCCAGCTCGTCTCGGCCATGCGCAAGGTCGTCGACGCACTGCCAGAGGCGCAGCGACCCTCGCTCGACGATGCGTCGAGCCGGCTGCTGATCGAGCCGGAACGCGACCTGCTCTCTCGGCGTCGGGCGCCGGAGGAACTGGCCGACGGCGTCATGACGGTGGTCCGCCGCGCCGTGCTCGCCGGTCGCCGGCTCCGGTTCCGCCATGCGCGGCCCGGCGAAGAGCCGAAGGTGCACGCCGTCGACCCCGTGGGCCTCGTGACCGTCCGCGGCCGCTCCTACCTGCTGGCGCTCAAGGGGGACGAGGACCGCACGTACCGGTTGTCGCGGATGCTCTCTGCGGAGGTGCTCGCAGACCCGGCGCAGAGGCCAAGGCAGACCGACCTCGAGCGGATCTGGGCAGAACGTGGCGCCGCCTTCCTGTCCGAGTCGCGACTCGCGGTCACCGTCCGGGTGCGTGGCGATCGTCGCGACGAGCTGCTCGACCACGCAAGAGTTGTCCGCTCCGCGGAGGATGAGACCGATGGATGGGTGCGGCTCGAGGTCGACTTCGAGGACCTGCGCCACGCCGTCTGGGCCGTCTGGCAGCTCGACACGGGGGCCGAGGCGCTGGCGCCCGAGTCGTTGCGCTCCGCGCTGCGCGCACGTGCGGTCGCCGTCGCTGAGAGACACGCGGAGGCGGTAGATCCGCGGAGAAGTTGAACACTCCACTAAATCGGGAATCTTCCGTCGGCTGCGACCGTTGTACCAGGCATGAGAGCTTTCGGATTCCTGTCCTTCGGGCACTACGCGCCCATGCCCGGGTCGCAGACCCGTACCGCGGCGGACATGCTCAAGCAGACGGTCGACCTGGCGGTCGGCGCCGACGAGATCGGTGTCAACGGGGCGTACGTCCGCGTCCACCACTTCGCGCGGCAGGCCGCGTCCCCGATGCCGCTGCTGACGGCGATGGCTGCGCGCACGAAGCGGATCGAGGTCGGCACCGGTGTCATCGACATGCGCTAGCGCATGTCGCGGTTGCAACACTCGCCTTATCGGTCGCTCTCGCCGCCTTGCATGCGGTCGCGCAACGCCTCATCGATCTGTGTTGCCGCCGGTGCGCCGGCGAAACCGTTCTCAGCCACATAGACACGGCACGCCAGTGAGTGAACGAGTGTTGTCGGGAACAGGTCGATGCCGTCGACGAGAATCGTAGGCGAGCCTCCGAACCCAGTGTTCGCCGCTTCGGCCTCGGTCCCGATCGTCACCAGCTCGACAGGCACGGCCCCGAGTCCGAGAGCGTCCAGCGCTGCCCGTGCGTTGGCTTCGGCGATTCCCGTGTTCGGGCAGTCGGCGATGTGCAGCAGTTCCACCTTCATGAAGCTTCTTCCGTTCGTTCACCCTCAGCTGTCGTGCGAGGGGTCTGCGTGAGGAGGTTCAGACATACCAGGCCGACACCGGCGACGACGAAGACGTCGGCGACGTTCCCGACGAACAGGTCGCCGTAGGCGAGGAAGTCCGTGACGTGCCCCTGCCCGAACGCGGGCGAGTTCACGAGCCGGTCGACGAGGTTGCCGACCGCGCCGCCGAGGACCAGCCCCAGCGCGACGCCCCACCGCGCCCCGCGCATCCGTGCGGCAAACACGACCACCGCCACGGCGGCGAGGAGGCCGCTGATCGTGAAGATCCAGGTGGCCCCGGAACCGATCGAGAACGCGGCTCCGGGGTTGTAGACCAGCGACAGCCCGAACAGGTCGCCGACCAGCGGGATCCGCTCGCCCTGGGTCAGCTGCGCCGCGGCGAGGACCTTCGAGCCTTGATCGATCGCCAGAGCGAGCGCCGCGACGACGAGGGCGACGACGAGCGCCTGCCTGCTCCTCGTGGATGCCCCGCCCGTCGACTCGACGACAACGGCGTCCTGCGCAGTCACGCGGCGCTCTTCCGGGTCCGGGCAGCCCGCAGGCCGTTGAGGATCACGACGACCTCGGCGATCTCGTGCACGAGCACCACGGCCGCGAGCCCCAGGACGCCGAAGAGGGCGAGCGGGAGCAGGGCGGTGATGATCAGCAGCGAAAGGATGATGTTCTGGTTGATGATGTGCCGTCCGCGGCGGGCGTGGTCGAACGCACGCGGCAGCAGGCGCAGGTCGTGGCCGGTGAACGCGACGTCGGCGGACTCAATCGCGGCATCCGAGCCGGTCGCGCCCATCGCGATGCCGATGTCGGCAGCGGCGAGGGCGGGAGCGTCGTTGATGCCGTCGCCGATCATCGCCACAGCCCCCTTCTCGCCGAGTTCTGCGATCGCGGCGGCCTTGTCCTCCGGGCGCAGCTCGGCACGCACGTCGCCGATCCCGGCTTGGGCGGCGAGGGCGCGGGCGGTGCGAGCATTGTCGCCGGTGAGCATGGTGACCCCGATGCCCTGTGCGGCGAGGGTGCGGACGACCTCGGGGACCTCGGGACGCAGCTCGTCGCGGACGCCAATCGCGGCGACCGGCGTGCCGTCGCGGTGCACGATCACGACCGTCATGCCCTGCTCCTCCAGCCCAGCAACCTGCTCGCCGAGCGTCCCGGCGTCGAGCCAGCGCGGGCTGCCGACCGTGATCCGCGCACCGTCGAGGGTTCCCTCGATGCCGTGCCCGGCCTGCTCGGTCACACCGTCAGCCGCGGGGGCCCCGGGGGCCGCGGCGGTGATCGCGGCCGCAAGGGGGTGGGTGCTGTGCTGCTCGAGCGCGGCGGCCCAGGCCAGCGCCTGCTTCTCGGTCACGCCCTCGGCGGTGAGGACGGCGGTGACGGCGGGCTCGTTGCGGGTCAGGGTGCCGGTCTTGTCGACGGCGACGTGGCGGATCACGCCGAACCGTTCGAACACGGCCCCGGACTTGATGATCACGCCGAACTTGCTCGCCGACCCGATCGCGGCCACCACGGTCAGCGGCACCGAGATCGCCAGCGCGCAGGGAGATGCCGCCACGAGCACGACGAGGGCGCGGGTGATCCACAGCTCCGGGTCGCCGAGCAGCGACCCGATGATCGCGACGAGGGCGGCGAGGATCAGCACGCCCGGGACGAGGGGCCGGGCGATGCGGTCGGCGAGGCGGGCGCGGTCGCCCTTCTCTGCCTGCGCCTTCTCCACCAGGTCGACGATCGTGGTCAGCGAGTTGTCGGTGCCCGCCGCGGTCGTCTCGACCTCGAGCGCCCCAGCGGTGTTGATCGCGCCCGCGGAGACGGTGTCGCCGGGTTCGACTTCGACCGGGATCGACTCGCCAGTGATCGCGGACGTATCCAGGCTGGAGCGTCCCGTGCGGACGATGCCGTCGGTCGCGATCCGCTCACCCGGCCGCACCAGCATCAGCTGACCGACAGCCAGGTCCTTCGCCGGGACCTCGACCGATGCTCCGTCGCGGCGGATGGTCGCGGTCTCCGGGACGAGCTTGAGCAGCGCCCGCAGCCCGCCGCGGGCACGGTCCATGGCCTTGTCCTCCAGCGCCTCAGCGATCGAGTACAGGAACGCCAGGGCGGCGGCCTCCTCGACATACCCGAGGATCACCGCGCCGACCGCGCTGATCGTCATCAGCAGGCCGATGCCGAGCTTGCCCTTGAACAGCTTCCGGATCGCGCCCGGGGTGAAGGTCGACGCGCCCAACAGCAGACCGATCCAGAACAGCACCAGCGCCGGGACCTCCAGCCCCGCCCACTCCAGCACCAGGCCGGTCAGGAACGCGACGCCGGAGAAGACCGGGACCATGATCCCGCGGTCCCGCCACCAGGGACGCGCCGCCTCCTCGGCTTCCTCTCCCGAAGTGGTCTCAGGCTCGTCGTGCTCGCAGCCGCACGCCGCGCTCACTCGCCCGCCCCCGTCCCGCAGCAACCCGGCACTGTGCACGAAGAGTCCACGCAGGGCGCGTGCTCGTCGACAGCGAGCGTCACGTCCACCAGTGCGGTGAGCGCCGCCGCCAGATGCGGGTCGGCGATCTCGTAGCGCGTCTGCCGCCCCTCCGGCTCGGCGACGACGATGCCGCAGTCGCGCAGACAGGTCAGGTGGTTGGAGACGTTCGAGCGAGTCAGCTCCAGCTCGCGCGAGAGCACGGCCGGGTAGCTCGGGCCGTCGAGCAGGGTCATCAGAATCCGGGAGCGCGTCGGGTCCGCCATGGCCCGGCCGAGCCGGTTCATGACGTCGAGACGAGAAGCAACAGTCAGCATGCACTGAACTATACAGTGTTGGCTGACTTATTGTCGACTCGCCAGGGCTGCCGCACGCGCTCCGCGCGCTTGCCCTCGGGAACCCTGGTCGCCTACTTTCGCCAGCGCGGCCACTTCGGCAGCCCGCGGTCCTTCCAGGTCTCCACGAGGCCAGCGACCCAGCGGACGGACGCGAAGAGCCCGTAGCTGGCCCCGGCGAGGCCCACACCGACCACGAGCCAGCGCCCGATTCCGAGCCACACGCTCCCGTTTACGTCCAGCGCCCACTGAGCGCCCGTGATGAGCCCGGCGATGCCCATCCAGAGCCCAGCGATGACCACGACCACCGGCAGGAGTGCGAGGCACATCGCGGCGGCAGCCGACCAGAGCTGACGGGTCTCCAGCTTCGCCGTGGCGGCGATGATCCGCTCGGCCCGCTCGTTCGACGCGTCGAGGTTTGCCGTCATCGTCGCCGAGGCCTCCCCGGTGACCTGCTCGACGGCCTTCTCGACCCGCTCCTCGGTGCGCTTCTCGATCCGCTGCACGGCTCCGCCGACCTGGCTCACGAGCTTCTGGTTCGCTGCGGCCTGCGCCTTGAGCCCCTCAATCGCCGAGGCCGTAGCCGCGTGATTCTTCTGCGCCTCCGCGACCAAGCTCCGCGACGCGGCGTTCAAGCTCTCGCCGTTGAGACTCCGCGCGAACTCGCCGAGCGTGCTCGCGATCTCGTTCTGCCTGCTCTCGATACTCGCGATCCTCGCGGACACGTCGCTGGAGGGCGAGGAGGTCGACGCCGGGGCCGCGATCCTCTCCAGCCGCCTCGTCGTCTCCTCGTCCATGACCTTCACGAACCCCGCGAGCTTCTTCTGCTGCTCGGCCAGCCGGTCGAGCCTCGCGTTCTGCGCCTCGACGGCGGTGAGGATCGAGGTCAACACCTCCATCGTCGCCGG harbors:
- a CDS encoding sensor histidine kinase: MTRLRGLVGRMRWGTRTFLTQALVVAVGVITAALVAVVVGPPLFHEHLQQLGYSVGTAEMGHVEQAFLDAGVRSLGIGLVVALTLAIGLAWIETRRLRRPLEQLTAAAAQLEAGDYTARVPQSGTSPEFTAVADAFNDMASRLDSTETSRRRLLSDVAHELRTPLATLTAELEAVIDDVVPWDHDSQQLLTLQAARLKKIAADLDDVSRAEEGRFTLDTQTQPVWDLIEPAVASVTTRYEAKGVVLSADSDPGLVAADPQRVGEILGNLLDNALRHTPPSGIVHISARESRDEVVITVTDTGDGLTPEQLSKVFERFYRADTARARDAGGSGIGLTIARSLALAHGGSLTAASPGPGHGSIFTLHLPTAPAPERVLIDS
- a CDS encoding RidA family protein → MERSAVNPAPWSLDLGFNQGELVRGAQRTLYISGQTAMSAEGRPLHEGDVAAQLTLAVENLESVLAAAGMSLANLVRLNVYTTDVDALFPHYGVLAGRLAEAGVAPTTTMLGVTRLAIPGQVVELEGTAVD
- a CDS encoding peroxiredoxin family protein; this translates as MTTTNPAPSRREQLKARQEAETRRDTKRRTWSRIIGGVVTLIVVVVGYGLWTAIPEQGDTQRLAPDFTLTTTAGATVTLSDLRPSPVLIYFNEGAGCASCTMQMAEIEKNPGFAEAGIQVLPIVMNSAEQILPDMQQFGVTTPYLLDDGTVSKAYDVLDKGMHPGMPGHGFVLIDGEGVQRWYGNYPSMWLDPQELLDEVTTRLR
- a CDS encoding cytochrome c biogenesis CcdA family protein; its protein translation is MGADLLSAGGILAAFLAGGVALFAPCCIVFLAPSYLAAAAKNRRWRLIPLTFVFAAGLAAVLVPITMGVSLIAGAIAKYHVVLYWAGGLLMIGLGLLALSGAMWSMPSFLRAPDTARGDTATFFSLGVFSGIASSCCAPVLAGVMTLSALSGSPVGGLVLGLTYVFGMVIPLFVMALLWDKRPERMRSLRAKPIRINLGRFTLATNTVNLLVAVGFVIMGILVIGQAGATEMTGADAPLVGMGAWLSEVFAWLIAITAPIPEAVLGLALLALVAVFVIATLRDRRHAKPTAAVHDCCDTQPTPTPAPEGASAPTTLSQEPR
- a CDS encoding DUF305 domain-containing protein — translated: MGRNEVGVGDEGFLTSMIPHHSRAILVCQEASITDPEIEQLCSEIVEAQEREIAQMKEILKRYQ
- a CDS encoding IS3 family transposase (programmed frameshift), which translates into the protein MTASRRRFSQEFKDELCQEVISTSKPIREVAEAYGVGPETLRNWLIKYRDAHGGTETELTVTERARLKELERENQELRAETAFLKKAAGLLREGTAVVGKYEYIDSLRNDPTETTPVWKMCLWLAVSTSGFYDWLKRPQSATAARREALAARVRHFFTASDGTYGYRRIHADLAAEGVECSPELVRQIMRQEHLVPCQPRPFRVTTQADAEAAACMPDLVKRDFTAERPGVKFVGDITYIHTWQGFIYLATVIDCYSKKVIGWSIADHMRTELVETALRNAAVTAVIEPDAIFHCDRGSVYTSAGYRALVAGLGMPSSMGRTGVCWDNAMAESFFSALKNERVYRTVYATKERARRDVIAYIEGFYNSRRRHSALGYRRPNEVHYSYQQPALAA
- a CDS encoding response regulator transcription factor produces the protein MAEPRRSSVLVIDDERPLAGIVASYLNKAGFDTALAYTGPDGVSSAQDLDPDVIILDLGLPGIDGIEVCRQIRLFSDCYILMLTARADEVDKLIGLSVGADDYLTKPFSPRELIARVNTVLRRPRRQTHGTQLTAPREFGRLRVDAEGRDVWVDDQQVGLTRTEFDILDALSARPNVALSRRQIIDSVWGPGWVGDDHVVDVHVANLRKKLDDPPAEPCYILTVRGVGYRMGPGA
- a CDS encoding DUF305 domain-containing protein, which translates into the protein MTRTKRITATLAGLVLTATLAACADQGATPPAATTSPTGSTSATATESESASASASSEVSADHNDQDTTFAQMMIIHHEGAIEMSQLAIERAESPEVVALAERIAEAQGPEIEEMTAWLSAWGEDVSPGGHGGMDMGGMDMNGMSQEEMMTQLDGMSGADFDQAFLEAMIAHHEGAIGMSEQQLAEGQNPDALMLAEKIIADQQTEITEMQEMLTSL
- a CDS encoding glutaredoxin — translated: MNEIPASAPPTAPTEVVNVTLVTTPACHFCDDAHQRLHALERAGLLRLTAVPAESPQGEALIAEHRPGSFPLTLVAGRYFHAGRIPRGKLARLVDRLGAR